Part of the Fusarium musae strain F31 chromosome 3, whole genome shotgun sequence genome, AGCCTGGGTGGCAGATGAACAATAACTGAAGGctttgaggagatggaagaaatTGGACTTGTCTTCTCAATCACTTATCACTCTTGTCGTCTAGATCAATCGGCCTTCCAACAGCTCAATCGGCATACCCATTCGAGTGGTCAGACAccatgttggtgttgttggttgtgatgCAGCTCGTTAGCGCCAACAGTATCTGCAACGAGCGGACTTTTGGGATACCTATTGCATGCGTGACCCCTGTTTTACGCAAGGTATAATCAACTCCCTTTCAGCCTTGGTACAAGGTGCGGAAAAAGATACCCTTTCCTGGAAAGTCAGCCCTGAGATTTCGAAATAGGCGACCACCGGATAGATTTGGAGATTTATTATCCTAAATTCTAATGGGAATGCTTCATGTCCTACGCCCAGTGTTCAAAATCCATCTGAGATTGCACAACTTCTATAGTCTTGCCTCGGCTGCCTCGAGCTCACTTGGGTACTTGACTCCATCTTCGAGGCTAACTTGATCTCCAATCTCCAGAGGTGGCAGCTTGACGTAACCCTTCGTGTGCGAGAGAGCAGAAAGTACCCATTCCCTGGTGGCCTTGACGCCTTCGTTGTTAAGCGCCCAAACCACAGCATCTACGACATCGTCCACGATGACGGCTGGTTTGTATCGAGGCTCCTTTTCGGTCGATGTCTGTCGCCAGACGCCAGTTCGTACAAGAATGGGCACCCACTCGGTACCATCCTCCGCTTCAAATTCGCTAGCACCCCGAATGTCACTTTCTGGGTTGTCACCAATCATGTAAACGCGTCGAAGAGGGTGGCATTTGGATGTATCATGCCCCGGGCTTTGACCGCGATTGCAAGCCATATCGTGGTAGTACTGTAGCAGCCTGTCATGAGCGTATTTGTACGTATGGTTGGATGGTTTGCCGAGTGCGCTGAACTGCAGTTCTGCTCCGTTGGTAGTCGTTGACCAAACTCCTTTGAGTGCTTCCATGAATGCTCCCGTGCCAAATCGGTTCACAGGATAGTTTGTCTTCCATAGCATATCAAGGTTGGAGATCCATAGTCCAGGTTGGCCATCTTGCTGCCAGCCATTGTTGGGCAGAGACTCATTTCCATTTCGGTTCGAAACAGTGCCGATGTAGCCTTGATGAGATATTAAAAGGTCGTGGATGATCTGAATATCAACGGACCAGTCCCTTGGATCGTTCCATATGAAAATGTGGTCAATTTTAAGAGCATTTGCAGGGACATTAGTTGTATAAGGGTCCTTCAGCAAAGGGATTCGCTTGCCATCTGGAAATGGTGTCGGCCTGCCAATGACCTCGCCCTCAATATGCTCAAAGGGGAACACGTCCTTGCACTCAGCGAGGATATCCGCCGGGGTGACAACACGCTTGAACCCGTACCTATAGCAATTAGCTTACCAGATAGCATTTTCTCATAGGAATGATGCTCACCCGAAAGCAATCTGACGAGCCTTTTCAGGATGAGAGCCTGTAATTAAGACAGTGCCATTGTTCTTGACATCGTCACTCCAACCGCTCATTGGCGTGTGGGACAGAATCATCCTGCCTTTTACCACATCGTCGTTCTTGGCGATCTGGAGTCTTTCTTGAAGAGTCTCTGCTTTTTTGTCTTCAGGGACGCAACCGCCGTTTGTCAAAAAGACATATCGGATGCCATTGCTTCTGAGCATCTTGATGACTTTCTCAGCTCCATCCACTCTGTTGCGGCCTTGGTATAGGACCCCGTCAATACTGTCGTTTATCAGCTCCTGGTACATTTCTTGCATTCGCGCACATATGTCTTAAATTGAATAGGAAGTACAGAAGACACAGTTCGAAGCCGACTCACTCAAATGCAAAGGCAAACTCGGAAAACAACTTTCGTGCCAGGTCGGTGGGCTCCTCATATTGATTTGGGTTGACACCTAGTGAGCCCTTTGGCTTGGATCGACAAACATAAGAGGTAGTGAATCGCCTTTGTGATATAGCTGAGATTCTCAAGACAGCCGCTGTCGTCGGTGCGACAGACCGTAGCTGTGTCAATCGACGTGCGGCGAATCGGCATTGGCCGAAGACACCGAAGCGTTGCATATTTACCGAAATGCGAAGGATCAAGTATAGGAGAAAGTATACGCCAAAGCTCCAAGCTTAGAGGTCTCAGTGAGATGGCAGGCGAAGAAAAGGTGCAGCGACAACGTGTAATGCTCAAaaattaactattagttgTAACTCTCCAAGTGTCAACTTGTTAGAGTCATGGTTGATAAGAGGACTTGTCGGTAATATCCACCCACAATTGCTGCGAGCCGAGGATCGCCATAACGTAGTGCCCAATATGTAAATTCAATACCAGCAGACTACGACACAAAAAAGAATCATTCGCGGAGCTCTTCTTTTAATGCAGTTCATGGAAATGTACAGTTGATTGAGTGGTTCCTAATGTCACAGTATCCTTCTATGAGTTCATGATTCTGTTATTACAGTACTTTTACATCACCCGCAATATCTGCTCATCTTACAACCCAACCGTGGATGTTCTTTCTCCTTAGAGCCAAATAGCGAATGCTCTATTTCTTATCCCAGTCCTTCATATGGTCCAAGATAAGCGCTGCGGCCTGCTGCGGCGAGTGTTGTCTGCCCAATGCCTCAACGAAATCGCCATCCGGGTCCATCAAGTAAAAGTAGATGCTGTGGTCCACCAAATAGTCCTGTCCTGGCTTGACGTTCTGGGGTGTGCTGAAGTAGACGCGGTACTTCTTGCAGAGCGCCTTGATCTGATCATACGTGCCGGTCAAACCAATGAACTTCTCATGGAATTCACCCAGGTAATCCTTAAGAGCCTTTGGAGTATCACGGGCCGGATCGcaggtgatgaagatgggaaGAAGTGCACCCGGTGCCTTTTCTTCGACAATATCCAACATGGTGGCCATCTTGTCGAGTTCTTCGGGGCAGATATCAGGGCATCGAGTGAATCCGAAGTACACCTAATAAGGGTTAACCATAAACATGATCATTTTGAAACTGCGAGGCTCGTTTCCTTGACATACCAAAGAGTGTTTGCccttcatcatctcgctGGTAAATGGCTTTCCATCCTGATCGATCAACTCAAAGGTTCCTCCAACTTTTGGTCGGCCCACGCCCTTGGCCGCCTCAGCTATTCTCTTACGCTGCATGCGCGCCTTTTCAAACTCGAAGTACCATACTAACAGGCCGCAGGTACCGACAAACAGAATTCCGGCCTTCCAAGAAAAGGGCTGTTGTGCATTTGTCAGCTCATTGTTTCTTCAATCGCCATCGCATTTCCCCccagatcttttttattCATACCCCATTGCTGTATCGGCTCTTGGCCTGCTCAATCGTCTTGTATTTCGTTCGGCGCTGGGTAATGGGCTGTCTCGACTGGATTGGCGCTCGTGGGAGGGTTGGCCGAAGCTGCTTGGGCTGGAGAGCGCTGCTGGACAAGCATCGTTGGCATTGTCTTGTCGAGAGAGATGAGTACACACCCCTCAGTGCTCTTGACGTTGTGATCGAATTCGACATGGTGAAATGACTCAACGCGAGAGTCGATAAGCTCATGCAAAAGCTAAAGAATCTACTACGTAAACTTACATCTTTCGATTGTCACAACCTAAGGTAAGCTCCAAAAAAAAATACATGGTCCGGGCTTTTACCGGGTTTGTTGGTTCCGCCTTAGTCATTGAGACTCTCCACCATCACTtctgccatctccaacagctTGTCACTTACACCGAAGTTTCAATTTccgtttttcttttttcgattagcttaataaactGGCGGTGCTTATATTTCCCTGGAATTGCCTGTTTCTCggtctattatataaatcgtATTGTGTCAAGTGACCACATTAATTGTATATAAGGGGCAATATCTGCCACTGTCAACACTCCACAATGGAACAAACCACACCAACAATAGGACAAAGCGAAGACTCTCGCTCTGAACCCTTTGAAAATGACACAAAGAGCGAAACAGTTGCCGAGAGCACCCCTCAACCTCCGTTAGATGCCCACCCCGCCTCCTCCAACTCACCTTCACATCCTCCTTCTACATCTACAGAACTTTACAACATGGCCGCTCACACAGCttcaaagaagaaaggcacTGCTTCGACAATTAAGAAGACGCCTAAGCGATCAAAGAAAACAGGAGGGCCAAGGGCGGCGAAAAGAGCCAAACTGCCCGCGCGGTCAGGTTCCGCGGGAGATGCCCATGAATCGGCAGGATCCGAACTCGAGGAATCTGACCATGGACCATATTGCCTATGCCGTGGGGCAGACGACCACCGGTGGATGATATGTTGCGAAAATTGCGAGGATTGGTTCCATGGAGAATGTATCAACATGAACAAAGAGGTTGGCGAAAATCTGATCGAAAAGTTCATCTGTCCACTCTGCACAAACGAAAGCCTCACAACTTTATACAAGAAAACATGCGCCTTGGGCGGATGTAGAAAGGCAGCCCGAATAGcccaggaggagaagagcgtGTTCTGCTCCAACGAGCATGCACAAACATGGTGGGAGCGAATAGTAGCCAAGTTGCCCAAGGCAAAGGGAAAAGGAGGAGTTAACGACCAGCTTACTCAGGAGGAATTCATGGCGCTGCTTCAGGGTGGCCTTTCAGGAACTGACGAAGAAGGGCTTTGGAGGCTGGTCAAGGCACCATTTGCAGGCGAAGAGTCAAATGGTCCAAACGGAACTGAGAAAGGTATGTCGCTGTCGTATCCTACCTATCACGCAGATCGGCTAACAAGTATCCCAGAAAATCCCGATCAGACGCACCTCTCTGCGGAGGAGAAAGAGTATCTCGAAAGTGCAGCCGCAGCACGCTTCCACTTGGCCGAGGAGACAGTTCTCTGTCACAAAATGCTCACTCTCTTGGAGTTCGCACACGAGAGACGGCAAGCTGCAATTACTGCCGGTCGCTTCAAAGAAGATATCTGTGGATACGATGAACGTCTCGACAGTATTGGTGCCCGGGACGCTTTTGAGGCGTTTGCAAAGTCGCCAGAAGGCGAGGCTATTTTCAAAGCGTCTCGCATGAGCGATCCTCTAGGAGAAGGCGACGAAGTTCGTGGTATGTGTGAGCGCAAGCGTTGCAAGTTTCATGGTGGATGGTATAAGATGCTTTCATTGGGTCTCAAGCATCAGATTCGGGAAATGGCAACACAGGCCGATgaggttggagaagaggagaaggctaTGCGCCAAGCCGCGAAGGATAGATGGAGGCGGAAGCAGTCAGAAAAGAACTGGGTTGAGGTTCTGGATGGTTGAATGCTGCTGCTACTCAGGCGTTGCTGGCGTATATGGGATACTGCTGATTGTTGGGCGCTTAATCATGTCACCATCAAGCTAACTATAGAGTCCTTTTCGAGCAGTCTGGCAGTCTTTATGAGAGGGACTACAAATATCTACTATTTTCGATCATAAAATCATGAAGGAAACATCTATTCACACCTGGATGCAAACGTTGTACCTCGTCCATAAACTTCCAACAGCATAAAAACTTGTACTTGTTGCAACCACGACGGATCGATTAAAAGGATTTATCATTGAAGGATGGATGTAAGTGAGAATTTCTTAGCCACAATCTCATTATAATAGGCACTTTCAATGCTCAATGAGATAGTGCTAATATTCATTCGTTTATCAGATGGAACACATCTAACGTTAGGTAGTTCATCATACCTCAGGGTCCATCCATTAAGTTTTGGAGCTAAGCGGACAGGCGGACTACTATGACCGCCACCACCCCGCAGCCAGGGAAAAAATCCTTGTCTCGTCGACCACCAAAAAGttggaaaaaaaaaacatttGCCTGCTTATCAAGCAAGTAACAACTCGGAAACGAAAGGGAGCGCCCATAAACTGCGTCACCTAGTGCATATTCTTGTCTTGATTCTTCTTCGTTCAACTCttgcttgtttttttttataatatctcTCTCTCATCGAACATCACTCGTCGTACCCTCGTCATAAAATTACCCCGCCATCATGTCGTCTTCTAACCCCCGCGATCAAAAAGAGCCTGTCGATGAAGAGCTCGAGGAGGATATGCTCGCCGCCGAGGATGCCGCCGAGGAGATtgtcgacgatgaggatctgGCTATGGACTCCGACAATGAAGAGATTCTGCTCCAAAACGACTCCATCGGCTACTTCGACGAACCCAAAGACTCCCTCTTCACAATCGCACAGCATCCCAAGTACCCCTCCATTATCGCGGTTGGCGGTTCAGCTGGCcaggaagatgatgctcCCGGTGCAGGATGGGTCTTCAACACAGCCTCTGCTCAATCACGACCTCCGCTTCCTGCTAGTTTCTCGAGCGATCCCGCCGCAGACGCCCTGAAGAGCACCCAGCTTCCCTCTCTATTTAGCCTAGATGGCCACACAGACTCGATCAACACACTTGCATGGACTCTGCCTCAAGGAGATGCCCTCGTCAGTGGTGGACTTGATGGGAGGTTGCGCGCTTGGAAGGCAACCATCTCGAACGATGGCTCTGTCAAGATGGACTTCCTTGGTGAAGCACAGGAAGTGCCTGAGATTAACTGGATTGCGCCATGCCCATCTTCCACCAACCCCAACACCATTGCCCTGGGCGCTTCCGACGGTTCTGTTTGGGTCTACACAGTCGATCCCACAGATAAAGCCAATTCTCTTCAGATCGTTCAGTCCTACTTCCTACATACTGGTGCCTGTACCGCCGGTGCTTGGACGCCTGATGGCCTTCTGTTGGCCACCATCTCCGAGGATGGAAGCTTGTACGTCTGGGATGTCTGGGGTGAGGCTACTGCCAAGAACCTCGTTGGTGATAACGGCATGACTGCAGTGGCTTTGACTGCAGATGATCAGCGTTTCGAGGTTGAGGGTGGTCTCTACTCGCTTGCAATTGACCCCAAGGGCGCTTTCGTTGCTGTCGGTGGTGCCACTGGCGCCATCAAGATTGTCTCTCTTCCACGACTTGCATCTTCCGGACCTCAGCCCCAGGCTCGTGCCCGAGCTGGAGGCAAAACTACTGGCCAGTCAACGGCGATAGCTGGCGGCCAAATTCTCGCCGCACTGCATACCCAATCCGAGAGTATCGAGTCGCTTGCTCTCGTCACAACGCCTAACACACCTCCTTCCACCCTTCTTGCAGCCGGCTCTGTGGATGGCTCTATTGTCGTTTACGACGCCACCCGCCGCTTCGCCGTCCGACGACACATCTCTGGCGCCCATGAGGAACATGCCATTGTCAAGCTCGAGTTCATCCCCAACTCATGGCAACTGACCAGCTGCGGCATGGACGGTGTCGTACGCCGTTGGGACCTCCGAGGCGCTGGTGCCACGAACCCTAACGCTCCCGCAACAGCTGCCGAGGCTGGTCTGCAAAAGGAATGGAAGGGCCACCgtggtgatggagaaggTGGTGGCGTCTTGGGCTTTGTTCAAGGCGAGACAGGGGAGAGAATCGTCACTGCTGGTGACGACGGTGTTGCTCTAGTCTTTGAAGCATAATGTTTGAAAAGAATCAAAGGTTTTGGGAAATGGTATATAGAAGGAGAAAAGCGTACGCGAAAGTCGTTTCTGCTATCTTATGATTACAATGAATAGAAGAATAGGGATGATACCCTGGATATTGGTTGCCACGGCTTGATGGCCTATACTTTGTGAAATCTTGAGTCCCAGAATACGGTTGGCTGGTCAGGTTCGTTATGACACCCATGTCGACTGGAGTGGAAATCCGATGCTTAGCTGTATATGGGCACCTATAAGTGAGCGCATTTGTCGATACCTAGTAAACGGATCTGTAGAAACGTGGTGATCTTTTTCGTCAGTAAATGATATTTGGAATAGCCAGCTATATCTACTATTTAGTAAGTTAACATACAATCATCATCTAGATGGATGATACGTTTGAGAATGATGGAAAGCTGGCTGATCAATCTGGTGATGACATACGTAGCctgcttatcgataagagctGCGAGTTCCGTTGCATCTATCGCAGCGTCTGATTGGCCCGCGCTTTTTCGAATCTGAACCACGCTTGTTCAAAATTCTTTGACCCATGACAGCGAAACGAGATAGCATCATACCCGAGTCTGATTTGCTGTCAACGAGCGTTGCCCTTCGACCAAACACTTCCTCTTCGATTAAATTACGTACAAAATGTTCGGAGGATGTATGTCGACCCTCAATTGAATTATTGAACTACCAAACTAATCTATCACAGTCGCCCCCCCTCAGCAGTCTCAGGAGGAGATCCGCGCTCTTGAGGCCGACGCTGCCTTTACAGTTCAGGGCGCCATTACCACTGCTGTTCTCCTCTACCTCTGTATGTTTGGTGACTTTTCTTGGTTTAAGATGAGTGGTGCTAACAATGTTCCTCAGCTCCCTTCGCTATCGACCTCGTCGGCAAGATCTTCTAAATATCAATAAACCCGCTTACGACTATGAATCTGTCCGTGTTGTCTTGATAGTGTTATGAGCCTGCAATGCGGTCGGTGGTGCCATTGCCGCGCCATGTACAATAGAACCGGTTTAGATGGAACGGGTAGGAAGTCATGATTAATCTGTACAATACATATCCCAAGTCGTGGTAAAAGCCGCGCAACAACATCACTCACGACATCAAAATGCACCATATCCGTTCTCAGTTCCAAAGAGGTATCACTTGCTGTGTCGATATTATTCTTAGACTTTACAAAGAGTTACGTTTCGTATCCTATGACGCCTAGGATGAATACCCAGTCCTGACTCCAACTCTATGTCATCAATATACATCCTACCAAAAGGCAGTTGCTCCGTCTTTACCACCTTTGTCGCTAAACCGTGTGCCCTGATTAAGTTCCATCTATTTTGAGTGCGGGTTCCTGGTCTTCTCCCACTCTGCATAATCTGATGATagagcctcaagctctttcTTGATATGCTGGATCTGCTTCTCATAATCCTCAAGCACCTGGAAAAGGGTTAGTTGGTTTGTGTGTACGGCGATCGATCCGTCACTTACCCGTTTTGCTTTGGCTTCCCGCTCTGGATCAATACTCTCTCCCTCAGAACCGGTAGGCTTATCCAGCTCCTTGCTGAGCTGATCAGCATAGCCTCGCAACACAATAAGTCGGCTCCAgagttcttcctctcttgcTCCAACAGCTGGGTCTTGAACTTCTCGCTCCAGAGTCTGCAGGCGGCTGCTcagatcatcctcatcgccacTCAGTGCATAGCCACGGTTGCGGAGCACTTGTATCCGCGCAGCAAGTGCTAGGCATCTTTCACTAATAGTTGTCTGTCGTCGGCGGGCAGCGACCGCGCGAACCTCAGTCTCGAGCTCGTGGCGCTGAAGAATGGCATCCAGGCTGCCATTGATCTGGTGGAGACGAGTGTTGAAGTCGGAAACGGCGCGCTGTTGCGTTTTAAGGCGGTCGGCAACGCCAGCGTAGCCGGAACAAAGAACGGGCATGAACCCTGGGGCTGGCTTGTTCTGTAGGGCTTCCTCCCATTCCCGAGGGTCTtcgtgaggttgaggcttATAGTAAGGGACGTGGCTCTCATCGACCTTGTTGTAGAAATAGTATTTGAAGACGCAGTTGGGGTTCGCGGGGTCCCATTTCTCGGTAACAAGCTTCATTTGCTCCAGAATCGGCTTCTGATCTATATAGGGGTCAGTCTTGCGATGTAGGGGAACAGCCCTTTCTTGACAACATACGCGGTGTTTCCTTTCCAGGCTGCCATAGCGAGTTTGACAGCTGAGCTTGCGATTGAGATAGAGCTGGCATCTGTTGCGGCTGTGGTTGCTGGATCGATGCGCCGAGTGTGTTgccttgttgctgttgttgaggctggCCTAGACCGAACCCTGTGCTCTGAGTCGGCGCAGTTGTCTGAGCGGGCTGCGGCTGCCCAAACAGCGAAGGCTTAGCCTGTCCAAAGAGCGACATATTGGGTGCTGGTGTTGCGACGTCTGAATCGGGAGCTGTCAGTCGGCAAGCTAAGCTTTGATTGATGAGTTTCCTTGCCGAGACGGAACCCAGGCGAAAGTGGTTGGAAGCTCAATATGAGGTTAATTCTCGTTCTGCGACTGTGAAGTCGTCTAAGACAAGTGTTATCGGCACTGTAAGACTGAAAATGCGATTGTTTGATTGTTTGCTGTGTTTATTTGGCGGCTTAAAATTATTGGAGCTGAGCAACGCGAAAACAGAGCTACGCTCACCTTGGGCCCCGTTGTAGCCTTGCGCCCAGCCTCGCTTCACCGAATCACCAATCACAGCCAACCAATTCCTACCTTACGCTACCAAATCCTAGCCGAACGACCTCACATAACCACTTCCGGATTCTGGAATCACCGCAACGTTTGACGACAAGCTTCGCAGAATACCGACACCATGTCTACCCGAAGGCCCCAGTATGTTCACTCGACAGTTGACTCTCTTGCCTCTGCCCTGGAGCTCCTAGCGGATGCAATTGAGTTCTATAACAGCTGATAATTGGCTAACTAATCAACCCATCAGATTCTCCCAGCAGCTGCTCATTGACACCACTCCGTTGCCCGCCGATATTCccgctgtcaaggaggtCGGTGCCAGTTCTGCTCCTCTCCtctcggcctccttcttcatcggTGCTCGATGCCGCGACTACAATGACGATTATATGCAATGCAAGAACGAGAACCCTGGTCGAGGAGAACTTGAGTGCTTGAAAGAGGGCCGACGAGTTACCCGATGTGCCTCCAGCGTGTATGTTATCTAAGGCTCAGCAGACTGTATAGTCTGGTGGTCTTCCTGAAGCGTAATTTGCTTCGAGGCCGGGGTCAGCCACTGACATGATCAACAGTATTAAGGATATCAACACTCACTGCCTGGCTGAGTTCCGCAAGCATTGGGAGTGCCTCGACAATCGAAATCACCAGTTGTGGCAGTGCCGTCCTGCTGAGTGGAAGCTCAACAAGTGCGTCTACGACAATCTGGTACGACAGCCATGGCCCATCACGCTATATGAAGGTTCTAATACAACATATAGaaactcgagaagaagatcccCGATCAGCCAACGAACTCGACCCCTGTTCACCTTCGACCAAAGCAGATCTTCGCTGATGTGCGCATCGGGCCTGGAGACGGCAAGCCCTTCGTTCCGGGGCAGGAGGATGCGCAACAATAGAGCGCTGGAATCTATTAAGATCGAGGTTCGGTCATGTACATTTGTTGATGAATCAAAGAGAAACTACCAGCTATCAAATCAAAATCCGTTTGCTCACATCCAGTATTATACATCATCGACTACTAAGCTCCAGGTCCTGTATCCAGTTCGATATAGTCTTATTTACTTGATtcaccaagccaagcaacATATTGATTTATGGTGACATTTCACTCATCAACCCATCCACCGGCATCTCGATGTCAATAGCTGCTACCACATGATATTGTTATGGCGCCTTTCAACCCGCTATGGAGGCTCTGGTCTCAGCATGTCGTTTAACCTCACACAGATCAAGCGCATCAACAGCAGTTACTGGCCACAACATTGCAGCCCCAAACGCAACAGAACCTACAGCATCATGCAGCGAGCCTTCGGCGCATGATACACGGCGCTCTAAGACATTTGAGGAAAATTACCCACCAACACTGCAATTCGGCTAATCGGTGGAGCCACAATTCGGcatttccttcttttgtGATCTGGTGAAGACCACATGACGATATGGATATTTTATGGGTAGAGGTATATCATCACGATGCATGAGATTTGTCGGTAACATCTAAAGGAGCTGCCGAGGTCACCACCACGCCGTTTTACAGTGACCAACACGGATTTTGGCGAGGCCGGAGGTCGGACTCGTAGTGACCAAAAGCATTTGATATGCAACAAGCATGCTCCTTGAGCCGCATGTATGAAGATGGTCACAAGTTTGAACCTAGAGTATGGCCTTCTTGTCCGTGACTGGCCCTCAGAGTCGCACAACCTCACATATGCCCCAGACCATGCACATGATGATTTCTGTGTCGCTGGCCCTCGAGCCGGGGCTTTTGTTTCGGCCTCATTTAGACTCGTTCAGGCAGCGTAACTGTTTTCATGCAACTAGCCGTTTCGTTTCAAGTAAACGTCGGCCAGCAGAGGGAACGATTGGCTTGGTGTGATGGGCAGAAACCTACGCTGGAACCGACATATGCACGCCGTGAGGGTACAACTGGCGGTAACCTGCTTTCCTGACTGAGTAGAGGCTCGTATGTTAAGCGAGATACAGGTTAACGTAGTAGCTAGACTCTTGATACCGTGCATTGAGCTTGGCATGGCCAAAGTCACGTCTATTGAAACGGGCTTCCTACTTCAAGTTTACTACTACCTACAGGTAGAGTAGGAACCTCTAGCACAAGTGCATTTTAACACCACGACAGCCAGAGCTGGCCCTTGTATCATCACGCTTTGAGTGTCTTGTTTCTCGATGTTCGGCGCTTGTGCGCTTCGTGAAACAAGAAACGGGCCTTTCAAGCGCCCATGTTTGATGTTCAGAATGGGTCACGTTGTTGGTTGGCTGACATCATCTACACCCCCTCTAGCCTTCATAAAGGCCGCCAACAAAGAAACAATTATGAGAATCTTGTCTTgggctttttttctttctcggtGCCGTTTTAGAGGGGACCACGAGGA contains:
- a CDS encoding hypothetical protein (BUSCO:EOG09264ENO), which translates into the protein MSNSITTSRALRGVYSSLSTRQCQRCLSSSALQPKQLRPTLPRAPIQSRQPITQRRTKYKTIEQAKSRYSNGPFSWKAGILFVGTCGLLVWYFEFEKARMQRKRIAEAAKGVGRPKVGGTFELIDQDGKPFTSEMMKGKHSLVYFGFTRCPDICPEELDKMATMLDIVEEKAPGALLPIFITCDPARDTPKALKDYLGEFHEKFIGLTGTYDQIKALCKKYRVYFSTPQNVKPGQDYLVDHSIYFYLMDPDGDFVEALGRQHSPQQAAALILDHMKDWDKK
- a CDS encoding hypothetical protein (EggNog:ENOG41); its protein translation is MEQTTPTIGQSEDSRSEPFENDTKSETVAESTPQPPLDAHPASSNSPSHPPSTSTELYNMAAHTASKKKGTASTIKKTPKRSKKTGGPRAAKRAKLPARSGSAGDAHESAGSELEESDHGPYCLCRGADDHRWMICCENCEDWFHGECINMNKEVGENLIEKFICPLCTNESLTTLYKKTCALGGCRKAARIAQEEKSVFCSNEHAQTWWERIVAKLPKAKGKGGVNDQLTQEEFMALLQGGLSGTDEEGLWRLVKAPFAGEESNGPNGTEKENPDQTHLSAEEKEYLESAAAARFHLAEETVLCHKMLTLLEFAHERRQAAITAGRFKEDICGYDERLDSIGARDAFEAFAKSPEGEAIFKASRMSDPLGEGDEVRGMCERKRCKFHGGWYKMLSLGLKHQIREMATQADEVGEEEKAMRQAAKDRWRRKQSEKNWVEVLDG
- a CDS encoding hypothetical protein (EggNog:ENOG41); translated protein: MSLFGQAKPSLFGQPQPAQTTAPTQSTGFGLGQPQQQQQGNTLGASIQQPQPQQMPALSQSQAQLSNSLWQPGKETPHQKPILEQMKLVTEKWDPANPNCVFKYYFYNKVDESHVPYYKPQPHEDPREWEEALQNKPAPGFMPVLCSGYAGVADRLKTQQRAVSDFNTRLHQINGSLDAILQRHELETEVRAVAARRRQTTISERCLALAARIQVLRNRGYALSGDEDDLSSRLQTLEREVQDPAVGAREEELWSRLIVLRGYADQLSKELDKPTGSEGESIDPEREAKAKRVLEDYEKQIQHIKKELEALSSDYAEWEKTRNPHSK